In Bacteriovorax sp. Seq25_V, the genomic window TGGTAAATTACTTCCAAGAGAAAGGATTGAAAAAATTCTTGATCAGGACTCGCCATTTTTAGAGTTGTCTTCTCTTGCTGCTGACGGAATGTATGGAATGGACGTTCCAAGTGCTGGTATCGTTTGTGGGATTGGACGTGTTCATGGTGTAGAATGTATGTTTGTTGCGAACGATGCAACTGTTAAAGGTGGGACTTACTTTCCGATGACAGTTAAAAAACATTTGAGAGCACAAGAGATCGCGAGGGAAAATAGACTACCTTGTATTTACCTTGTTGACTCGGGGGGCGCTTTTCTCCCTATGCAAGACGAGGTTTTTCCTGACAAGGAACACTTTGGAAGAATCTTTTACAATCAAGCTCAGATGTCTGCCGTGGGAATTCCGCAAATTGCTGTCGTTCTCGGTAGCTGTACGGCCGGAGGGGCTTATGTTCCAGCAATGGCAGATGAATCAGTTATTGTTAAAGACAATGGAACAATCTTTTTAGGTGGGCCACCTCTTGTTAAAGCTGCTACAGGTGAAGTGGTAACGGCTGAAGAACTTGGTGGGGCTTATGTTCACACTCATGAAAGTGGTGTTGCTGATCATTATGCTGAAGATGAGATGGATGCATTAGCTATTACTCGTAATATTGTTGAAAACTTGAATTATAAGTCACTCGGTACCATTACTGGAGACAAGAGAGAAAGCATAGTAGAAGATCCGAAATATGATATCGAAGATGTTTATGGAATTCTTCCACATGATACGAAGAAGCCTTTCGATATTAGAGAAATCATTGCTCGTCTGGTTGATGGTTCAAAATTTCATGAATTCAAAGAAAACTACGGGGCGACACTCGTCTGTGGTTTTGCTCGTATTCACGGACATCAGGTAGGTATTGTTGCCAATAATGGTATTCTATTTTCTGAAAGTGCTCAAAAAGGAGCTCACTTTATCCAGCTTTGTGGACAGAGAAAAATTCCACTAGTTTTCCTGCAAAATATTACTGGGTTCATGGTTGGAAAGAAGTATGAATCTGAGGGTATTGCAAAGCATGGAGCTAAGATGGTTACGGCCGTTTCAACTGTAGACGTTCCAAAATTTACTGTGATCATTGGTGGTTCATTTGGCGCTGGGAACTATGGGATGTGTGGAAGAGCTTATTCTCCTCGTTTCCTATGGATGTGGCCAAATGCGAGAATATCTGTAATGGGCGGAGAACAGGCCGCAGGTGTTCTTGCTACAGTTAAACAAGATGGTCTTGAAGCAGCTGGAAAGAAGCCAATGAGTGATGAAGAAGTAGCAGCGTTTAAAAAGCCTATTCTTGATAAGTATGATGTTGAAGGAAGTGCTTATTACTCAACAGCTCGCCTTTGGGATGATGGAGTTATCGACCCTAAGCACACGAGAAATATTCTAGGTCTTGCTATTGAAGCAAGTTTAAATAAATCAATTGAGGACACTAAATTTGGTGTCTTTAGAAT contains:
- a CDS encoding carboxyl transferase domain-containing protein — its product is MDSIISKIDRHSDDFKTNKEHNISILETFYTKINHVKAGGGESSVARHHSRGKLLPRERIEKILDQDSPFLELSSLAADGMYGMDVPSAGIVCGIGRVHGVECMFVANDATVKGGTYFPMTVKKHLRAQEIARENRLPCIYLVDSGGAFLPMQDEVFPDKEHFGRIFYNQAQMSAVGIPQIAVVLGSCTAGGAYVPAMADESVIVKDNGTIFLGGPPLVKAATGEVVTAEELGGAYVHTHESGVADHYAEDEMDALAITRNIVENLNYKSLGTITGDKRESIVEDPKYDIEDVYGILPHDTKKPFDIREIIARLVDGSKFHEFKENYGATLVCGFARIHGHQVGIVANNGILFSESAQKGAHFIQLCGQRKIPLVFLQNITGFMVGKKYESEGIAKHGAKMVTAVSTVDVPKFTVIIGGSFGAGNYGMCGRAYSPRFLWMWPNARISVMGGEQAAGVLATVKQDGLEAAGKKPMSDEEVAAFKKPILDKYDVEGSAYYSTARLWDDGVIDPKHTRNILGLAIEASLNKSIEDTKFGVFRM